CGATGTCGGCCCCGAGGCCGACCTGTACCTGGAAGGCCATGACCAGCATCGCGGCTGGTTCCACAGCTCGCTCTTGCTGGCCTGCGCCATCTACGGCCGCGCGCCCTACCGCGGCCTGCTGACCCACGGCTTCACCGTGGACAGCCAGGGCCGCAAGATGAGCAAGAGCCTGGGCAACGGCATCGAGCCGCAGGCGGTGAGCCAGAAGCTGGGCGGCGAGATCATCCGCCTGTGGGTGGCGGCCAGCGACTACTCGGGCGACATCGCCGGCGACGACAAGATCCTGGCCCGCGTGGTGGACGCCTACCGCCGCATCCGCAACACGCTGCGCTTTCTGCTGGCCAATGTGAGCGACTTCGATCCGAAGGCGGACGCCGTGCCGGCCGATCAACTGCTGGAGATCGACCGCTTCGCACTGGCCCGTGCGGCCGAGTTCCAGGCCGAGATCCTGAAGCACTACGAGGTGTACGAGTTCCACCCCGTCGTGTCCAAGCTGCAGGTGTACTGCTCGGAAGACCTGGGCGCGTTCTACCTCGATGTGCTGAAGGACCGCCTCTACACCACCGCACCCAAGAGCCTGGCGCGCCGCAGCGCGCAGACCGCGCTGTGGCAGATCACGCAGGCCATGCTGCGCTGGATGGCGCCGTTCTGCAGCTTCACCGCCGAAGAAGCCTGGGCCATCTTTGCCCCCGGCCAGGGCAGCATCTTCCTGCAGACCTACTGGAACTTTGCCGACGTGGGCGCCACGCCCGATGCCGCGCTGCTGGCCAAGTGGTCCGCCGTGCGCGAGGTGCGCGACGCGGCCAACAAGGCCATCGAGGCGGTGCGCACCGCCGGCGGCGTGGGCTCGTCGCTGCAGGCCAATGTGACCGTGGCCGCACCGCCCGAAACCCACGCGCTGCTGGCCAGCCTGGGCGAGGATCTGAAGTTCGTGTTCATCACCTCAGTGGCGCAACTGGCCGAAGCGCCCGAACTGGCGATCACGGTAACGCCCAGCACGGCCACCAAGTGCGAGCGCTGCTGGCACTGGCGCGACGACGTGGGCCACGACAGCGCCCACCCCACGCTGTGCGGCCGCTGCACCAGCAACCTGCATGGTGCGGGCGAGGTGCGCACGGTGGCCTGAGGCCACCAGCGGCCTTCGGCCGGCTGCACAGAATTGGGCCACCCGCGGTGGCCCTTTTTCATGGCCGGGCGACCAGGCTCAGGGCCGGACCATCTTGCACTCCGTGCCCTGCGCCAGCTCGTTGCCGCTGTAGCTGGCATCGGTGCGAAAGCCCCAGTTCGTGCCCTCGTAGCCGGCCTTCACCGCCTTGCCGTCGACCGGCGCGATGGTGTTCACCACCTGGGGCAGCAGCAGCTGGTGGTCTTCGGCGCGCATGCGCACCGGGCCCACGCTGGTGTCAAAGCTCAGGTCTTCCATCGCGCGGGCGATCTTGATCGGCTCCAGCGACTTGGCCTTCTCGATGGCGGCGGCCACGAAGCGCGGCGTCATCTCGATGCGGGGTGCCAGAAAGTCCTTGCCGGTCTTGGCCTTGAAGGCCTTGGCCAGGGCGTCCACCCGGGGCGTGTCGGCCTGGCCCGGGTGCCACTCGGCCACCCAGGTCAGCTGGCCCAGCTTGGCCAGGCTCATGGCCGTGACGGTGCCGGGAAAGGCCCCGGCGCTGTGGTTGTAGTAGCGCAGGTTCATGCCGGCGTCTGCCGCGGCGCGCAGCAGCAGGGTCATGTCCTGGCCCCAGTTGCCGGTGATCAGCGTGTCGGCGCCGCTGGCCTTCACCTTGCTGAGGTAGGGCGCGAAGTCTTTCACACGGCCGATGGGGTGGAAGTCGCCGCCGACGAACTTCACGTCGGGCCGCGCCAGGCCCACCAGCTCCTGGCCGTACTTGGCCCACTGGCGGCCGTGGGCGTAATCCTGGTTCAGCAGGTAGGCGCTCTTGACCTCGGGCGTGCGCTTGATGGTGTTGGCCAGGGCCTTCATCTTCATCGCGGTATTGGCCTCCAGCTGGAAGTGCCAGAAGCTGCAGCGCTTGCCGGTCAGGTCGGGATCGATCGACGAGTGGTTCAGCACGATCACCTGGCGCTCGGGGTTGCGCTCGTTGTGCTTGGCCGCCGCGTCGATCAGCGCCGCCACCACGGTGGAGCCCGAACCGCCGGTGACGATGGCGCGCGCGCCCTGGTCAATGGCCGACTGCAGCGCGCTCTGGCTTTCTTGCGCCGAAAGCTTGCTGTCGAACTGCAGCAGCTCCAGCTTTACCTTGCCCGCCGCACCGGCGTTGACGCCGCCCCTGGCATTGATGTCGGCCACCGCAAACTGCACATGCGCCAGCATCAGCTCGCCCACCGAGGCAAACGGGCCCGACAACGGGTCGATGAAGGCCAGCTTGAAGCTTTGCTCGGCGGCGGCGGCCGCCTGGGGCGTGGCCACCAGGCCCATCCAGGCCACGGCGGTGGCGGTGGCGGTGGCGGCGGCACGCCAGCGGCGGCGCGGCGGGTGTGTGTTCATGCGCGGGATCTCCTCGGGGGTGCGGGTGGGCGCCAGGGCCGGTTCGGGCAGACCGATCACGCGCCAGGCCAGGCGGCTGAGCTGCTGCACCACGGCCTCGGCTGGCAGGCGGCCCTCGGGCCGGTACCAGCTGTACAGGAAGCCCGGCAGGCTGCAGGCCGCCAGCGCGGTGATGCGCGTCTCCTGACCCGGCGCGAAGTGCAGCGTGCCGTCGGCACGGCCACGCT
The genomic region above belongs to Aquabacterium sp. OR-4 and contains:
- a CDS encoding branched-chain amino acid ABC transporter substrate-binding protein; translated protein: MGLVATPQAAAAAEQSFKLAFIDPLSGPFASVGELMLAHVQFAVADINARGGVNAGAAGKVKLELLQFDSKLSAQESQSALQSAIDQGARAIVTGGSGSTVVAALIDAAAKHNERNPERQVIVLNHSSIDPDLTGKRCSFWHFQLEANTAMKMKALANTIKRTPEVKSAYLLNQDYAHGRQWAKYGQELVGLARPDVKFVGGDFHPIGRVKDFAPYLSKVKASGADTLITGNWGQDMTLLLRAAADAGMNLRYYNHSAGAFPGTVTAMSLAKLGQLTWVAEWHPGQADTPRVDALAKAFKAKTGKDFLAPRIEMTPRFVAAAIEKAKSLEPIKIARAMEDLSFDTSVGPVRMRAEDHQLLLPQVVNTIAPVDGKAVKAGYEGTNWGFRTDASYSGNELAQGTECKMVRP